A window of Mucilaginibacter sp. PAMC 26640 contains these coding sequences:
- a CDS encoding DUF4442 domain-containing protein yields MVVSKNMLKWLMRFYPPLLLQRIWVIGFDDGFNGVKVKISKSWLNRNYNGSIFGGTIFAAADPFYPILFHQIINNDGKRKLKIWSKSSKIDFVKPAVSDLFFEIKLTAADILIAHETLIVTGKYQAIFPVYIYNKAGELCASLLNEVYIRDLDISKTLI; encoded by the coding sequence ATGGTTGTATCAAAAAACATGCTAAAATGGCTGATGCGCTTCTACCCTCCCCTGTTGCTTCAACGTATATGGGTTATTGGTTTTGATGATGGCTTCAATGGAGTGAAAGTAAAGATCAGCAAAAGCTGGCTTAACAGAAATTACAATGGCTCTATTTTCGGAGGTACAATTTTTGCAGCTGCAGATCCGTTTTACCCTATACTTTTTCACCAAATAATTAACAACGATGGCAAACGGAAATTAAAAATCTGGTCAAAATCTTCCAAAATAGACTTTGTAAAGCCAGCGGTCAGTGATCTTTTCTTCGAAATAAAATTAACGGCTGCCGATATTTTAATTGCTCACGAAACGTTAATTGTAACTGGGAAATACCAGGCCATATTTCCGGTTTATATATATAATAAGGCTGGAGAGCTTTGCGCCTCCCTGCTG